The proteins below are encoded in one region of Hordeum vulgare subsp. vulgare chromosome 3H, MorexV3_pseudomolecules_assembly, whole genome shotgun sequence:
- the LOC123442378 gene encoding dephospho-CoA kinase-like, whose translation MRLVGLTGGIASGKSTVSGLFKSSGIPVVDADVVARNVVQKGTGGWKKIVKAFGNDILLENGEIDRAQLGQIVFTDPEKRKLLNRLLAPHISCGIFWEILKLWVKGSLVIVVDIPLLFETKMDRWTDPVVVVWVDPKTQIERLMSRDGCGQEQAQSRIDAQLALDWKKSEADIVIDNSRSRDDTKEQFQEVLKQVSAPLTWKERMMSRDGLLSIVVCTAAGLLLAQKNLL comes from the exons ATGCGGCTGGTCGGCCTGACGGGCGGGATCGCCTCCGGGAAGAGCACCGTCTCCGGCCTCTTCAAGTCGTCCGGCATCCCCGTCGTCGATGCCGACGTCGTGGCTCGG AATGTAGTGCAGAAAGGTACTGGAGGTTGGAAGAAGATTGTAAAAGCTTTTGGGAATGACATTCTGTTGGAAAATGGAGAAATTGACAGAGCTCAATTGGGCCAGATTGTTTTCACTGACCCAGAAAAACGCAAGCTTCTAAACCG TCTTCTGGCCCCACACATTTCATGCGGTATATTCTGGGAGATACTAAAACTGTGGGTGAAGGGATCCCTGGTCATCGTTGTCGACATCCCGCTCCTGTTTGAGACAAAGATGGACCGGTGGACGGACCCCGTGGTTGTCGTATGGGTGGATCCCAAAACTCAGATCGAAAGGCTCATGTCAAGAGACGGGTGCGGCCAGGAACAGGCTCAGAGCAGGATCGACGCGCAGCTTGCACTGGACTGGAAGAAGTCGGAAGCCGACATAGTGATCGACAACTCTCGCTCCCGGGACGATACGAAAGAGCAGTTCCAGGAAGTGCTGAAGCAGGTGTCTGCTCCCTTGACATGGAAGGAGCGCATGATGTCCAGGGATGGCCTTCTCTCTATCGTCGTGTGCACCGCAGCAGGGCTTCTGCTTGCTCAGAAGAATCTGCTATGA